Genomic segment of Setaria italica strain Yugu1 unplaced genomic scaffold, Setaria_italica_v2.0 scaffold_96, whole genome shotgun sequence:
tagttatttgacccggtactaaaaaccACCCCTTTGTTACTGCGCTTTCCCTGTAGTGCGGCGAGAGAGGGCAGTATGCGTGCCATGTGTACTTGGCAGGAACTAACAGGCATACTCTTTTATACGTGAAATATTGCTTACCTCTTTAACAGCACACGTATGGGCTCGTGGTCGCATTGAGCTATATCTATCTATCTTACTTATAATAAAGGGCTTAGCTTTTTAGCCTCCTCGTGAATCGTGACCCCACATCGGACCTGCGTGCTGTTTAAGTGGGATCCATGTGGGACCTGTTTAAGTGGGATTCATGTGGGACCCACATACTATTTGAGTGGAACCCACGCACATTCAGGTAGATCCACATGGGACCCGAGTATGATTCAAGTGGGACCTCTGCACATTGTTAGGTGGGACCTACTATTCTATTAAGTGGGTCCCATGATCCTTTTTTTAATTATCAATGGCGCTTTATTGCATGAAaagtataaaatatatttaattgtttttatatataaaaataataactaaACTTTGTATACTACATTCACATGTGGTAACCTTACTACTTTTGGATCTTGCTTTCACTTCGTAAACTCGTAAAATATGATTGAATTAGGGGGGTTATTATtaagctattttcataatgacataGGAGGGTATCTTTTTAGAGAATATAATACATCCAATTGCTATATTGATTTGAGTCTACCAATTGATGgcaagatgttttgctttttttgagaattttcaaGATTTCCCTCTTTTTTTATAGTGTCCACCTAATATTTTAGAAGACTTCACCTGAAGGCTTCAAAAAGAACCTCCAATTAATTAGTAATAGTGATATTCTTTTATGTGTactcagccaaaaaaaaaaacccacccATCAACCCTTCTCCAGATCTCCTCAGAAAACACACACCTTCCATCTATAAATACAACCCATCTCCTCCTCAGATAACACACAGCCTCTCCCCTCTCACTGGGAACACATCACTCCCGCTAGCCATGGCCTCTTACACAATAGATTCCGTTCAAAGTGAGCTTAAGATGACCCTATACATTAAGGAGGTGTATGACGGACCGGACACTAACGGAGTGACCATTATAAGCAGAGCGAAAATGGGTACAACCTGGGTCTTTTCGTGGCTGGTAACAGATGGGCCAGGTCCCGATGCAAATATCGTCGGTCATATGCAGGGCACAAGTGTTCAAGTAGCCAATACTCCTGATGTGTATCAATATTCCCTTGGATTAGTGTTTGGGGATAAAAGGTGAGAATTTTTTCTTTAGCACAAGACAACAATCTACTTTCACAACCTCTCGCAAACAGATCCATGTACTTACTTTTACAGATAATACTTATGTTTGGTAATATCTCCAAAGCGCACCATTAGTTACTCATTTGTTCATTTCCTGCCGGTTATAAAAGAAAATACCATTCTTACATCATTATGGTCTCTTGACACAAGTCCTACCCTACTCATCGGATTTTCCCTATGTCACACTATCACGTGATATAGGCTTTATTTGGAACAGTTTAAACCCTGCTTGTGAGCAAAATAAGCTGAAACTAGCAGCCAAACAGTGAGTGTTTTTGCACCTTCTTCCCACAACTCCCATTTGTACAAATACGCGGAAGTTGGTTAGGGAAGCGTTTTTCACATATTTGTGCAGCTTATTTGAGAAGGGCTTCTCCTCACAGCTGTACCAAACAGGGAAACATATTGTTgagaaaaaataatataatgaTCGGTTGCAAGTAACCCAACGGAATCACACATTTCATTGATGTTGTAGTAGTGTATGATATATTGCAGACATTTGTTATATTCTTTAATGCTTATGTGCATAACATAGGTTCAATGGGTCCACGCTACAAATATCTGGAACTTCCCAAATAAATGGTGAGTGGAGCATTGTTGGAGGGACCGGAGAACTTGCTATGGCTAAGGGTACTATCAAACGCACAGAAATCAGATATATCGGAAACACAAGGATTTCAGAACTCAAAATACATGCGTTTTACACTCCAATGAACTCTACAACCGTAAGTAAACCCAATTTTTAATATTATGAGCATCAACTTTCCTATTTAAGTTTACTACCAGTTTCGGTTGACAGAACTTTCATAATATTATATGACTAGTAACACCATTGTAGCTGATGATGCATTGGATACTTGTTGAACCTTTTCTATTCACATTATATATTGCTGCTAGTGCTAAAAATTTCACACCTAATGTATCGAACTACACAACTTCGTCCGGAAACATTCTGTTTTATATTGTGACATACATAGGCCTGTACAAGGCAGTTGAAACTGGAGATTTCTTAACTTATACATATTCCCTTGATTAACTATCTGCACAACCTTATGTAGGTTTCCAGCAATAATACTGGATGCAAATTCCAGAAGGCATGAGTTTGCAGTCCTTTAGATTCCTCTTAGTGCAAGGCAAACAAGATCTGCTAAGGAAATATCTGTGTATTATCAGTTGTTTGTTTCCTAATAATAATCTCGACTCTGTATTCGGGATTACAGACCAAATTTGCTGGTTCCATGTCACCTTAGTTTGCTCCACGAGTAGTTCGTTTTCATTATTGAGTCTTATTTAGTTTCGGTTTGGGTTTCCTAACCGGGACTAAGGAAGGATTTTCTACTGGTGTGTGGAATTGTGTCACCGTGCCACTGTTACAATGACGTGTATTATTtcaataaaatttattttgtgcTACGTCATTCTATCCAAGGGGTCTTAACTCATACCGTGTATTATATAGCACAATACATCAGCACCTGATTCAAGTGGGAACGATCCATCAAATGGACTTTTCCTTTCCCTGGCATATGATTCAACTAAACATCATTCACCGTGTTTGATTAGACGAGTTAAGCTAGCTGGTTACAATTAGACTACTAACACTACATTATATCCCCCAGTCACCCCCGCTACACAACATCTCTTGCTATCTCCACCTTAATCCTAAAGGGACGCATTAGAAAAAACATAAATCTTATAAAACTTATGATAATAGTCATATCAtctatttttctttaaaaactACCCATTGCCACTGCGATTAGGAAAGGGGTGCACTGGATATAGCTACCCAAAATGAGAGTGTCGGATATTCCGGTGCTCTTTGTGTTGTGGCTAGCCGTTGGACCAATGGCTCCTTGAGTTGTTTGGACTAATTATACCCTCTCGTCCATTTGAAATGTCTTCAAGAAGAGAATATGGGCTGTCATGCACACCTAGGTAGCTAAGATATCACTTCCAAAATGAAAAATCAACAAGCTTCTTGGACTTGTACTCATCAATATTTTGTACGGATGTTGCGCTGCCTGGAATCCACTTTTATTTAACAATGACACTATTTGCTCAAAGTGGTGTATGATCCAAGAGGTTGGTAGTGGTACTATTGGATCTAATTCCGATGCTTATTTACAACATAAATTACCAAATGAAATATGAGGCGAAGTTAAAGGGGCAGCAAAAGGGAATGAAAATAATGGCTTAAGGCATAGCATTTGATCATTCCATGCTTAATTGGTGGGATGACATTACATTTTAAGATTATATGGGCATAGATGGCACCTGGGGCCAAGTTTAAAGAGGGAGCCTATCTGGACTTAAAAGAATATAAGGATCTAGATAATACTCAAAGCCAAGTTTATGAGTCAGGTTTACAATTTGATAGTATATTGACCTAAAATAACACAGCCAGACAAGTTAAAATATGGCCACGGACTTTGCGTATGTTTTAGCCTTGTCATTTATAATATATCCTGTACAGCACATCATCACACACGAACGTACTTGTAGTACACATCTTCTCATTTCTGTGCTGCCATGCTTGTGCCGACCTACATGCCATCACTACGAGATGGCCGTGGCCGGGGACTTTACTTTTATGGTGGACTGTATCAGTGGCAACAATGAGATGCTCGGTTGGTCATGTGGTCGATCAAATGTTTACATTGATCCTCTTCTCATGCAAGGTTGCTGCTGGTtgggttgtgacttgtgagtagCACTATGGATGAAAATtgggttgtgacttgtgagtagCACTATGGATGAAAATTGATCGGATACAAATacaaatagttttttttttctcggatCGAATTCGGATACGAATAGTGATAAGATGTGTCGAATATTAATATCCATCCTATTCGGACCTTCTAACCTCCTCTGTCGGATAATATCCATACCACTTTAATCTCTAAGTCGAACCATAGTGCATTTAATGATCCGTCTGTCAAGATCTATTGGCCAACTCAGACAATCATATCTTTCGTGCCTGTGCGGCGGAGTAGTCGCTGTCGCGCGGACCAGGCTGCCTGCAAGGCATCGTACTCCTCCACATGGCCGGACAATGGTGCTAGCCTGAGACTGAGACCTGCCATCACGTTCTGTTTGAAGGTACATGTCCTCTGCACCAATGGAGCGCATTGGGTTGGCGCTGCCGATTCTGCCGCGTCCTGCGTCGCTGCGAGACACGTTGATTCAGATTCACAAGTGTACCATTGGTCTGAAATTTTGCATCAGTCCTTGCGATCAGAAAGATTCAGTGTTGAGCTGAATCGATCACGAAGAAATAAAAACTTTTGCTATGAAGAGCTGGGCGAGCTCCAGTACCTGCACCACGTCATCCGGGAGGCGTTCCGGCGGCACGAGCTGGAGCGGTTCAAGGACGACGCCGCCATGGCGGCGGTGGACTTGAGGGGCGCCGACTTCGAGCTCGTGCCGTTCGGCGCCGGCCGGAGGATGTGTCCCGGCATGCCGTTCGGGCTCCTGGCCGGTCTCCTGCTCCACTTCGACTGGGAGGTGCCCGGCCTGGCCGACCCGGCGCAGCTGGACATGGCCGAGGAGTTCGGCATCACCGCGCGCCGCAAGAACGACCTCCTGCTATGCCCCATCCTCCGCGTATCCGTGCCCGGCATCTAGTCGCCGTCGCCACGCGACCGCCCATAGAACAGTCCTGCGTTCTGCATTAATGGCGTTAGTCCATCTACTCGTGCAGCTGCACGGGATAATGATTATGAATTTTTGATGGATAATGGGAGTCTATGAAGTATGAATGAGGTTTGCGTCAAAAAGAGAAATACTTCGTGCATATAATATTATTTAGACAAAATCCATATTATTAAGTGGTTGGTTTAAACCATTTGATTGATAAGTGTGCAATTATACATCCTGTCACCATGTTGATCAGCTTGAGGAAATTAAGCTCGAGCAAGTTTCTAAACTGGAAGCCTTAGATCTGAGTCATGAGTTTGTTGTCAAACACTAATACCAATACAACAGGAGCGTCTCAGCTTATATTTTGATGATGATAAAATCAGAACAGAGTAGAATGTAAATGACATGTCTGCATTAGCTCAATTGGCCTCCACCTATCCATGCCAGCTACTCCATTGTATGTACTTGTCATCTTTCTTTGCGATGATACCCGTATGCAGGTTTTTTGTGAGCACCGATAGGAGTATGATTTACTGGGTCGCCTTGATGGCTTGACGCAAGATTGAGAAGTAAAATCTGTATTTGTATTtttaaaatatgaacaaaataTGTACTCCCTACtttgtctttgttgaattttgtTGCGTACTTCGTACACTAGCACGCCTGCATTTCATTTCCCATGCAGAGAAAATCTTAGTGTTTTTCTCTCCAAACACCAGGCACAAAGTTGACGAGATAGTGGCAAAGCCTGCTGCCACTTCGACAATTG
This window contains:
- the LOC106804130 gene encoding cytochrome P450 71D10 encodes the protein MAVAGDFTFMVDCISGNNEMLGWSCGRSNVYIDPLLMQERFSVELNRSRRNKNFCYEELGELQYLHHVIREAFRRHELERFKDDAAMAAVDLRGADFELVPFGAGRRMCPGMPFGLLAGLLLHFDWEVPGLADPAQLDMAEEFGITARRKNDLLLCPILRVSVPGI
- the LOC101755295 gene encoding dirigent protein 2; the protein is MLRRAGRGGTDIVFPSLCLSLSIGAADVGSRRGGGGCGVGHPAKKKNPPINPSPDLLRKHTPSIYKYNPSPPQITHSLSPLTGNTSLPLAMASYTIDSVQSELKMTLYIKEVYDGPDTNGVTIISRAKMGTTWVFSWLVTDGPGPDANIVGHMQGTSVQVANTPDVYQYSLGLVFGDKRFNGSTLQISGTSQINGEWSIVGGTGELAMAKGTIKRTEIRYIGNTRISELKIHAFYTPMNSTTVSSNNTGCKFQKA